A segment of the Odoribacter splanchnicus DSM 20712 genome:
TTTTCAACTCATTGTGATTGAAAAAGAATTTGTAACCAGTCTGTTTTCTTAACTCTTGGATAACATCCACCATTTCCATTCCATTTACATCCAATGTCACTTTCTTTTGAGAATAAGCGACAGCAGAAATCTGAAACAACAACATACAACTGAATACACACATCCATCTCATCACTAACATACTCCTTTTAGAGTATTTAATTACACCCAAACAATTTTTGTTTCGATTTTTTTTCATACGCCTGCTTAGTTTTGATGTTTAGATTCATATTATTAGGGTCATTATAGTAAAAATAATCATACTATTTCATTTGTACGATTATGGCTCTATCTCTAATTGTGAACATCACATTAGTGGTCATTGATATTATATCCAAGGCCACTTCACAATCATCATACTTTTCCAGATCGCCGGTAAAAACAAGTTCCTTTGCTTCAGGATTTTTATAAAAAAACTCCACATCATACCAACGCGACAACTGTTTCGTTATATCTTCCAGCCGTTCCCCTTCTATAAACCACTTCCCTTCAGCCCAACCTACATAAACTTTAGTATTTACTTTCTCTACATGCGACTCTCCGCTTTTCATATTGTATGTCACTTGCTCTCCTGGTGACAATTCCACATGTTGCGACATCCCCTTCCCCTTAAAGACAACCCGACCCTCGACCAATGTTGTCTGTACAACATCCTCCTCCGGATAAACATTAATATCAAATAGTGTTCCTAACACTTGTACATTTCCTTTTGCTGTTTCCACAATGAAAGGATGCTCCTTATCTTTTACCACATCAAACAAAGCCTCGCCTTCCAAACGGACACGACGCTCCTCTCCCATAAATCTATGAGGGAATGTCAATTTAGAATCTGAATTTATTTTTATTCTTGTACCATCTGCTAAAGCCAAACTATACTCTCCTCCTCGCGGAACAATAATCGTATTATATTCCATTTGGGTTTCTTCATCCATTTTTTCTGCCATCGAATGCTGCTCTACGACTTGTTCAAAAACAGTAGAATCTGTTAATGAGACCTGACTACCCGAATGAAAAATCAACAAAGCCTTTACTGTTCCGGGTGTTATCATTTGATTTTGAACAACTGTTGAAGGCTTCTCTGATTTACCTACCAACAATAATAAAGCCACTCCAACACCCAATAACATTACAACACCGGCTACATACTGCAAATATCTTTTCCATATGTTATTCCGTGATTTTTTTGTATAAACTAAAAAATCATCCCAAGCTTTCTTCATATTAATTTGGTGTATTTCTTTTTCACCAGAATAATAATTATCGAAATAATATTTGGCTTTCTCATAATATTCTTGATTCCGGGCATCTTCATGCAACCACTCCTCAACTTGCTCATCATCGACACCGGTAGACTTACCTAAAAGACTTTGCATAATTACCCTCCAATTTATAAACTTCTTGTCCATGGTTTTTGTGGTTATTTTTTTTATAAAGACACAAAAGCAAAAAAAACGGAGTACATAAGGAAAGAAAATTTTCAATATTGTCCTAAACGTTTTTGAGAAAAATAAAAAAGGAAGTAGTTTACTAAGGAAAAATGACTACCTTAGTAGTGAGCGACAACTCAACTACTTCCTATGACACAAATAACACTTTTTGCGCAGGTAATTGCGCTTTTACCCAAAGAAATCATCAGAAAAATTATTCGCGATGCCGGTACCGACAAGCATTGCAAGGGCTATAACACCTGGATCCAGCTGGTGAGCATGATTTTCTGTCAGTTCTCCAACTGCGACTCCGTCCGTGATATTTCCAACGGATTAAAATCCGCCACAGGAAATCTTAACCATCCCGGCATAAGCCGCGCACCATCCAAATCGACAGTCGCTTATCAGAATGCACACCGAGACAGTTCGGTCTTCTAGGAGCTATTCTATATGTTGTTCCGTTATTTCGGACAGCAGGCGGCTTGGGAGCGCAAAGGCTTCCGGTTCAAGATGCCCATCAAATTACTGGATTCCACTCTGGTCTCGCTGACCATATCGGTTTACGATTGGGCGCACTATACCACGTCAAAGGGTGCCGTAAAGATGCACACATTGCTTGATTACGACTGCTTACTTCCTGAATTTATGAATATTACAGGTGGTAAGCGAACAGACAACAAGGCGGCATTTGACATTGAAATCAAACCGCACAGCATTGTGGTGGCTGACCGCGGATATTGCGATTATGGACTTTTAAACCATTGGGACAGCAACAATGTATTCTATGTGGTTCGCCATAAGGACGATATCCAACACAGAACCATTAAAGAGTTGCCATTGCCCGAGAAACACGCCCAAAACGTCTTGTTGGATGAAATCATAGAGTTTGAACTGCCTACGGCCAAGGATAAATGCCCCAAAAGGCTAAGGCGTATAGCGGTATGGGATGAAGAACACGGCTTTGTAATTGAGCTTCTTAGCAATAACGTCACGCTTGCAGCCTCTACGATAGCAAAACTGTATAAGGCAAGATGGAATATCGAGATTTTCTTCCACAACCTCAAACAACTATTGCGCATCAAGAGCTTTATCGGCATCTCGCGCAACGCCGTAGAGACTCAGATATGGACAGCAATGATCACAATGCTGCTATTTATGTGGCTAAAACATATCGCACGCTACAAATGGGCACTTGCCAACCTCGCCTTTCTCGCTACGACTGAATACATTCCCCAAATAGACCTCTACAAGTGGTTGAACGGGCCCTTTACACCGCCTCCCGAAGAAGAAAATCCGGCATGAGGGGGGGATTGCTCATTAATTATGCAGAGTCGTATGACTCCGCAAGTTGCCTCATACGCAAAATTTATTTAGGACAATATTGGAAAATTTTTGATATTTTTTTCTCTGCAACACAAATAACTCACCCTCCATTACGGTAATCAAATACACACAAACATAAAACTACTAATATCCTCCATTTTGAAGCCAGCTAATAAACAATAATATAGGTATTAACTGTTCTCTTAAAATTCTATAAGCCCGTTGTACTTGTGTTTTAACTGTAGTTTCAGCCAACCCTAATTGGTTCGCTATTTCTTTATTTTTTTTACCTTCAACTATCTTCAACAATATAATTTCTCTACACTTATCAGGCAAAGTATTCAAAGCATTCTGCAACCGCATTTCAACAGTTTCATTTATCTCGATATCTTTTATCCCAGCAAACAATTGTGCTTCCAGTAATTTATCATTACAACTATCCACTATTTTGCGGTCACGCAATGCATTCAGACAACGGTTTCGTAAAGAGGTAAATAAATAAGCTTTCAAAGAAGTTTTTATCAACAAAGAATCCGCATGGTCCCAAATATAAAAGAATAAATCTTGGACTAAATCTTTTGCTTCTTCCTCATCGTACACATAACTTTCTGCAAACAAAACCATTTTAGAGAAATACGATTCATAAAGATAATGAAATGCGTTGTAGTCTCGTTTATACAATGATTTTAATACAAATAGTTCCTTGTCTTCCATAAAGTATGCTTTCAAAGAGATTACAAAAATAAGAAATATCTTAAGAAATACAATTTGCGCCAAGCATCAATATTGTCCTAAATAATTTTTTTGCAGGAGATAACTTGCTGATTCATACGACTCTGCAAAATCAATGCGTAACCAAACCCCTCAAACCGGATTTTCATCCTGGGGAGGGGGTGTAAAGGGCTCGTTCAGCCACTTGTATAGGTCTATTTTGGTAAATGTGTTGAGCCAAAGCGAGAAAGGCGAGGTTGGCCAGCGCCCATTTATAGCGCGCTATGTGCTTGAGCCAGGAAAAAAGCAGCATTGTGATCATCGCAGTCCAGATTTGAATCTCCACCGCGTTGCGTGAGGTGCCGATAAAGCTCTTGATGCGTAGAAGTTGTTTGAGATTGCGGAAGAAAATCTCGATATTCTATCGCGCCTTATACAGTTTTGCTATCGTAGAGGCTGCAAGTGTAAAATTATTGGTAAGAAGCTCAATAACAAATCCATGCTCATCGTTCCACACTGCTATACGCTTCAGCCTTTTGGGGAATTTCTCTTTGGCCGCAGGTAGCCCGAACTCGATGCTTTCATCCATCAGGACGTTTTGGGTATGCTGCTTGGGTAAGGGCAGTTCCTCAATAGTCCTGTACCGAATATTGTCCTTATGGCGGCCAACATAGAATACATTGTTGCTGTCCCAATGATTTAGGAGGCCGTAGTCGCAATATCCGCGGTCGGCCACCACGATGCTGTGCGGCTTTATCTCAATGTCAAAAGTGGCTTTGTTGTCAGATCTCTTCCCGTCTGTAATATTTACGAACTCAGGCAACAGACAATCGTAATCAAGCAATGTATGCATCTTTACGGCACCTGTTTTCGTCACTTTTTTAGGGTGAAAAAGCTATGGTTTGATTATCAGCGATTAAGCTCATTGAGATTTGGTGATTTGGGTAACACAGTGTAATTTTGTGCCATGTTTATCAACCGATCCAAAAACAAATCAGGCACAACGAGCGTCCGAGTTCTTCAAAAACGAGGTCGTAACAACGTTTTGGTAAAGAGTTTTGGCAGTTCACGCGACATGTCGGAGATTGAGCGGATGGTTGAACAGGCACAAGAGTTTATCCGGCGTCAGACTGGGACGTATTACAATCTCTTTAATCAGCCGCCAGAACAAAATCTGGAGGATTTTATAGGCAAGCTTTCCAATAGCCAAATATCTGTGGACGGGCCGGAGGTTGTCTTTGGCAGATTGTTTGACCATGTAGGCTATGATGCAATAGGAGGTCTGTTCCGTCCATTGGTTCTCAGCCGTCTCGTTGCCCCGGGAAGCAAGTTGAAAACAGTTGATTATCTGTGGAGATATAATGGAGTGTCGTATGATGTGAACAAGATTTACCGTTATCTTGACAAGTTGTGTGGAAGAAAGGGCAATGCCGATGACATCAAATCTAAAATCGAGCAGATTACTTTTGCGCATGGCGCCAGGGCAATGGGAGGATGTATTGATGTGGTATTCTATGACATTACCACGCTCTATTTCGAGGTGGCTGGTGAAGATGATCTCAGGCGCACAGGATACTTAAAAGACGGCAAATTTGATTGTCCGCAGATTCTTCTCGGACTGTTGGTGACAAGGGAGGGGTTGCCGATAAGCTATGAGATATTCCAGGGAGATCTGTCGGAAAAGAAAACGTTTATACCTTTGCTGAAACGAGCTCAGCAGAAGTTCGGATTCCCCAGCCCGATTGTGGTGGCCGACGCGGGCCTGCTGTCGCGCAAAAATATTGATGCTCTTGTCGCTGCCGGCTATGAGTATATACTTGGAGCAAGGCTTAAAAACGAGAATGCCAATGTCAAGAAGAAAGTCTTGGCGCTCAATCTCTCAGACGGTCAGGTTGCATCAATCGAGACAGACGACGGACTACGTATTGTTGTGTCATTTACAGAAAAGCGCCAGAAGAAAGATGCTTTCAACCGCACCAGAGGGCTTTTGCGACTCCAGGCAAAGGTAGCCTCCGGCAAGATCACTAAGAAGCACATAAATAATCGAGGCTACAACAAATATCTGCGAATTGAAGGAGAGGCGAATATAAGCATCGATCTTGAAACTTTTGAGAAAGACGCGGCATGGGATGGTTTGAAAGGCTATGTAACCAATGCCACGCTCCCGGATGAAGAAGTCCTTGCCAACTACCATAACTTATGGTTTATCGAACGGGTATTCCGCATGAGCAAAACCGACCTGCAGATACGACCCATGTATCATCGTCTGAGGAATCGTATCGAGGGACATATCTGCATCTGCTTTTGCGTTTATGTCCTACAACTTGAGATGGAACGTCTGCTAAAGGCCGCAAACTCGACAATCACATTGGAGAAAGCCCGAGAGCTTGTAAAGACGATGTATGCTCTGACATACACTAAGTCCGGACATATCAAGCCCTCAAAGACAATGCTGCGCATGGATCCTCTGCAACAGGAGCTATATCAGCTGGTCGACGAATGGGTAAAGTCTGATTTGGGTAACGCATGACGAAAACAGGAAAAAGGGAGAATAAACAAGCGGCATAACAAAAAAAGAAGGTGGCCTTTTCAGACACCTTCTTGATATTTAAGCTTGTAATAAATTCTTATTACTTACCTGCATGCATAATAGCAGCCTGAGCCTCATTAATATAAATCTAATACTCAGATACTTAAAAGCTCATTGTAAGCTATTTGTAAGCGAATATTGATTTAATATTGTTTTAACCTTTCTCTAAAGGCACTAATATGACAACATTCTTAATTTTCAGACCCCTACATATTAATATAGGGTTTCATTACACTACTTTTAGATGCTAAACTAACCTGCTCTTTATACATGTTAGTTATAATTGTATCCTTCCGTTATTGCCCCCTTTCTTTTAATAGTCTTATGATTTCGTCTTTATCATTCAAGTTGGAATCAAGACGGTTTATCTGCGTATTCAAATTATCAATCTGTTCTTTTAATAGCTTGATAATTTCTTTTTGAGATTCAACGACAGCCTGCTCTTTGGAAAGCTGTGTCGCAAGTTCATTATCACCAATAGTATTATGTGCATTACTGTTCAATGTGACAGCCGCAAGGTATGCGGATATTTGATGTGACATCGAGCAGAACAGCGCAAAGAAATTATAATCCAAGGCTTGGCTCACTTTGGCAAGTTTGCTGGTTTCCATTGTTTCCCGTTCAAGGATGCGATTGATATGTTGCTGGGGCACACCAATCCTGCGACCGAGTTCGGACTTACTAAGCCCAAGCTCATTGCGGCGTTTGTCAATCGCTTGCCCAATATGCACCAATTTTATGTCTATATCCATAATAGAATCATCAATTATTAAAGATTAAATAGAAACTATCAAATAAATATTTGGCTATATAAACCTTTTTGTGTTACTTTGCGAGCGTTAAAACTCACCTTGCTGAGTGCAAAGTTAAACATTAAATGTTAAACATCCAAAGATTATGGTAGAAAACTTGGAAAAAATCCGTCCTGCCCTCACCGCCCTCGAAGTTGGCGATGCCGTCGTGTTCCCTATCTCACGTCTGAAAAGCGTCCGTACCCAAGCCTCTGAACTGGGTGCTATCTTCAATCGCAGATTCAAAACGAAAACCAACCGCGAGAACCAGACAATTACCGTTTCACGGATCTCTTAAAATCCAAAGTTATGTAGTATGGCATCATTTCAGTTTATGGATCACCTTATATCCTATGACACATTCATTAACGACCTTTCAGCCCGAATTGTCAGGTTGTTGAAATCAGACAACAATGATCCTGAGTTCATAAGCCAGCGCAAGGCTTATGAACTATTCGGGCGTAGAAATGTGGAGCGTTGGAAACAACAAGGGAAAGTGGTATCTTACAAACGTCCGGGGAAAGTTGAATACAGGACTGCCGACCTTCGACTTCTTCAACGTACCACCCAGGATTATTTCAATAATTCCATTAAAAAGTAAAGAAAGAGTATAATGCGCCAAAGAAATAAACATTATTATGGCTACATTTTGAGCGATAATCATTTCAATAGGCAGTCATAGCAAAATTCTTCCATTGGGTCGCAAATAGTATTACAATCGGAATATGTTCGGTTTATAGACAAACCGGAATATTCATAATAAAATGTCTTTAAATGAAAGAATTAAGACCGACATGTAACCCAAACGGCATTTATTCCGTCAAACAGACCTGTGCCGAATTGGGTATCAGCAACAAGACGCTGTACAAATACAAAGAGTGTGGTTATATCAGACCGATTAACCCCACTAATGTTTGCCGCCCTAAATACACCGGACAATCAATCATTGATTGCTGGGACATTGTGAGTAAGTTATGATTAGCGAGTCCACTATAAATAAAGTCAGGAATCTTCCCATCGAAAATGTCCTCAAACCATACGTTGAACTTTCAAAAAAGGGTTTGACGTTAATGGGCTTGTGCCCTTTCCATTCGGAACGGACAGCCTCATTTTCCGTGACTGCCCATAAGAATCTTTTCCACTGTTTCAGTTGTAACCGTGGCGGTGATGCCATTACCTTTATCATGGAAAAGGAGAACCTTTCTTTTGGGGAGGCTATAAAGTTCATAGCAAAGAACCACAATATCCTCATAGAGTACATAGATGAAGAACAAACGGATGAACAGAGAGCCGAGACCAGACACAAGGAGTCTTTGTTCGTTATCTTGGATTGCGTCCAGAAATACTTCTTGGAGAATCTGAGAACAAACATGGGGAATGAAAGCCGGATGGCTCGTGATTACGCTTATGGCAGATGGACGGAAGAGTTCTGCTCCACAGCAGGAATAGGCTATGCTCCTAAAGACGGGCATGACTTCATTGATTATTGCCGTAATAAATCTCTCAATGAAAAAGCCTTGTTTGAATTGGGACTGTTCAAACGTGGCGAAGATGGTAGTGTGTATGCGATGTTTCGTCACCGTATCATGATTCCGATACGGAATAAATGGGGACGCATCATCGCTTACACCGCACGGTACATCGGTGAAAACAAGAATACCCCCAAATACATCAATTCGGCAACCAGTATTCTTTATTCCAAAGGGGAAACACTGTTCGGCATCGACCACGCCTATCGTCAACGTGACACGGATTATTATATTATCGTAGAAGGTGCGCCGGATGTGCTTCGAATGCAACAGGTTGGTTTTGACAATACAGTTGCCACCCTCGGTACATCATGGAGTGAAAGCCAGTTCGACCAACTGAAGCCATACACCTCCTCCTTATGTTTTATTCCTGATTCGGATGTAGCGGAAGGTAAAACCTTCGGGCCTGGATTTGAAGCGGTCATGACCAATGGGGCCGCCGCCATACGAAAAGGCTTCTATGTAACCGTTCGGGAATTGCCGTTCGCCCAACACCCTGCTTCGGGCGAAAAAATATTGAAGAACGATGCGGACAGCTATATCCGTTGTAGGGAAGATTACACATCGCTCAAAGAAAAGCATTTCATCGTATGGCTTGCCCAGAAACGTTTCTTGGTAGCCGATTCGCTGATGGAAGAACGGAAGTATGTGGCAGAGATAGCCGACCTGCTCCGCTACATCAAAGACCAGTTGGTGTTTGACCAATGTATCGGGCAACTGGCGAAACTTCACGGCAAGGTAAAACTTTGGCGTGATGCCGTGGTGCAAGCCCGTGGAGAGGCGAAGAAGAAGAGTGAGAAAGCATCCTCCATGAATGACTTGCAACGTGAAGCGGAACTGTTGCGCCAATTCGGGTTGTTCATCCGGGAGAACTGCTACTACTCCACCGGAGAAGAGGAGGAAGATCCGGCCAGAATATCCAACTTCATCATGGATCCGCTATTCCACATCGAAGATGAAAGCAACGGTACTCGTATTTTTCGTATGCGGAATATGTACAACGTGTGCCGTGTCGTTGAACTGAAGGAGTCCGAACTATGTTCATTGAGCAACTTCCAGCAGAAAGTAGGCTCGTTGGGCAATTATGTATGGCTTGCCAAGATTGACAAGCTCAACCGTGTCAAAGAATACCTCTATTCAAAAACAGACACGGCGGAACGCATCCGGAAATTGGGTTGGAACGCAAATGAGGATTTCTTTGCTTTCGGTAACGGCATCTTGACTGATGGCACGTTCAAGCCAGTCGATGAATTGGGAATTGTACGGGGTATCAATGGAAAAGCCTTCTACATCCCGGCAACCTCCAAAATTTACCTCCACAATCAAGAAGTATTCCAGTTTGAACGATTAATGATTCATGAGAACAGAAACGGAGTAAGACTTTTTGATTTTGTATCAAGGCTGACGGATGTATTTGGAGAGAATGCAAGAATCGCTTTTTGCTACTTGTTATCGACTCTTTTCCG
Coding sequences within it:
- a CDS encoding IS1634 family transposase; this translates as MFINRSKNKSGTTSVRVLQKRGRNNVLVKSFGSSRDMSEIERMVEQAQEFIRRQTGTYYNLFNQPPEQNLEDFIGKLSNSQISVDGPEVVFGRLFDHVGYDAIGGLFRPLVLSRLVAPGSKLKTVDYLWRYNGVSYDVNKIYRYLDKLCGRKGNADDIKSKIEQITFAHGARAMGGCIDVVFYDITTLYFEVAGEDDLRRTGYLKDGKFDCPQILLGLLVTREGLPISYEIFQGDLSEKKTFIPLLKRAQQKFGFPSPIVVADAGLLSRKNIDALVAAGYEYILGARLKNENANVKKKVLALNLSDGQVASIETDDGLRIVVSFTEKRQKKDAFNRTRGLLRLQAKVASGKITKKHINNRGYNKYLRIEGEANISIDLETFEKDAAWDGLKGYVTNATLPDEEVLANYHNLWFIERVFRMSKTDLQIRPMYHRLRNRIEGHICICFCVYVLQLEMERLLKAANSTITLEKARELVKTMYALTYTKSGHIKPSKTMLRMDPLQQELYQLVDEWVKSDLGNA
- a CDS encoding transposase; protein product: MTKTGAVKMHTLLDYDCLLPEFVNITDGKRSDNKATFDIEIKPHSIVVADRGYCDYGLLNHWDSNNVFYVGRHKDNIRYRTIEELPLPKQHTQNVLMDESIEFGLPAAKEKFPKRLKRIAVWNDEHGFVIELLTNNFTLAASTIAKLYKAR
- a CDS encoding FecR family protein; its protein translation is MDKKFINWRVIMQSLLGKSTGVDDEQVEEWLHEDARNQEYYEKAKYYFDNYYSGEKEIHQINMKKAWDDFLVYTKKSRNNIWKRYLQYVAGVVMLLGVGVALLLLVGKSEKPSTVVQNQMITPGTVKALLIFHSGSQVSLTDSTVFEQVVEQHSMAEKMDEETQMEYNTIIVPRGGEYSLALADGTRIKINSDSKLTFPHRFMGEERRVRLEGEALFDVVKDKEHPFIVETAKGNVQVLGTLFDINVYPEEDVVQTTLVEGRVVFKGKGMSQHVELSPGEQVTYNMKSGESHVEKVNTKVYVGWAEGKWFIEGERLEDITKQLSRWYDVEFFYKNPEAKELVFTGDLEKYDDCEVALDIISMTTNVMFTIRDRAIIVQMK
- the dnaG gene encoding DNA primase gives rise to the protein MISESTINKVRNLPIENVLKPYVELSKKGLTLMGLCPFHSERTASFSVTAHKNLFHCFSCNRGGDAITFIMEKENLSFGEAIKFIAKNHNILIEYIDEEQTDEQRAETRHKESLFVILDCVQKYFLENLRTNMGNESRMARDYAYGRWTEEFCSTAGIGYAPKDGHDFIDYCRNKSLNEKALFELGLFKRGEDGSVYAMFRHRIMIPIRNKWGRIIAYTARYIGENKNTPKYINSATSILYSKGETLFGIDHAYRQRDTDYYIIVEGAPDVLRMQQVGFDNTVATLGTSWSESQFDQLKPYTSSLCFIPDSDVAEGKTFGPGFEAVMTNGAAAIRKGFYVTVRELPFAQHPASGEKILKNDADSYIRCREDYTSLKEKHFIVWLAQKRFLVADSLMEERKYVAEIADLLRYIKDQLVFDQCIGQLAKLHGKVKLWRDAVVQARGEAKKKSEKASSMNDLQREAELLRQFGLFIRENCYYSTGEEEEDPARISNFIMDPLFHIEDESNGTRIFRMRNMYNVCRVVELKESELCSLSNFQQKVGSLGNYVWLAKIDKLNRVKEYLYSKTDTAERIRKLGWNANEDFFAFGNGILTDGTFKPVDELGIVRGINGKAFYIPATSKIYLHNQEVFQFERLMIHENRNGVRLFDFVSRLTDVFGENARIAFCYLLSTLFRDIVFRRTRHFPILNLFGEKGTGKTTLATSLQSFFLHGIDPPNLGVTSVPAMNDRVSQAVNTLVVLDEYKNDLDIRKIAYLKGLWGGGGQTKKNINTDGMAAQTIVTTGVALCGQDKPTQDMALYTRVLFLAFSKTSFSQQEKRQYEDLVSTCNLGLTHLTIEILSHRGLFEKNFPEIYSITKRELATKLENEAIHDRIFGNWVIPLATFRTLETAINVPFGYAELFDTAIRGVRNQNELAQESSEVADFWNMLQGFQTSGKCIEQAHYRIRYLKAFRPLSAREDIEFQEARPILYLNTAAVASLFNSRNMNTTANRSNWSTIISYLKSHSSFLGLKQDRFTILLPSGLPDYSFELINGEQVKKVKVNRPKALCFDYLQLKDSFGLDLETEVVTDTQDSEDM
- a CDS encoding helix-turn-helix domain-containing protein; translation: MDIDIKLVHIGQAIDKRRNELGLSKSELGRRIGVPQQHINRILERETMETSKLAKVSQALDYNFFALFCSMSHQISAYLAAVTLNSNAHNTIGDNELATQLSKEQAVVESQKEIIKLLKEQIDNLNTQINRLDSNLNDKDEIIRLLKERGQ
- a CDS encoding RNA polymerase sigma-70 factor, which codes for MEDKELFVLKSLYKRDYNAFHYLYESYFSKMVLFAESYVYDEEEAKDLVQDLFFYIWDHADSLLIKTSLKAYLFTSLRNRCLNALRDRKIVDSCNDKLLEAQLFAGIKDIEINETVEMRLQNALNTLPDKCREIILLKIVEGKKNKEIANQLGLAETTVKTQVQRAYRILREQLIPILLFISWLQNGGY